A genomic window from Brachyspira sp. SAP_772 includes:
- a CDS encoding metallophosphoesterase — translation MIRNIFNKKKKVIIILLFIILLLCLYMFYFSRSLRVRYIELEFDDLPYSFDNTKVAFAADMHAGLYIPTSHVKKMSDIIRKNNPDLILFAGDYIYSAPRWFHYYDSNNVQKFDEGIKDLNTKFGKYSVMGNHDNWESTLDVSNCLIRNGFKTIDNNIVFITNEAGDYISIGGVGDFLTDKVDFDSATKGVETNNFHILLSHEPLFPLKIAREGGYNKLIDFFLAGHTHGLQISFVPIKLIEFINKNREYPLISIYGNMKAYNTKVYVTSGVGVVLLPFRLFAYPEIVIITLKKKR, via the coding sequence ATGATAAGAAATATATTTAATAAAAAGAAAAAAGTTATAATTATTTTGTTGTTTATAATATTGCTTCTTTGTTTGTATATGTTTTATTTTTCAAGGTCTTTGAGGGTAAGATATATTGAATTAGAGTTTGATGATTTACCATATAGTTTTGATAATACAAAAGTGGCATTTGCGGCAGATATGCATGCGGGGCTTTATATACCAACTTCTCATGTAAAAAAAATGTCTGATATCATAAGAAAAAATAATCCTGATTTAATATTATTTGCAGGCGATTATATTTACAGTGCTCCGAGGTGGTTTCATTATTATGATTCTAATAATGTTCAAAAGTTTGATGAAGGAATAAAAGATTTAAATACTAAATTTGGCAAATACTCTGTTATGGGCAATCATGATAATTGGGAGAGCACTCTTGATGTGTCTAATTGTTTGATAAGAAACGGATTTAAAACTATAGATAATAACATAGTGTTTATTACAAACGAAGCAGGAGATTATATTTCTATAGGAGGGGTTGGAGATTTTTTGACAGATAAAGTAGATTTTGATAGTGCAACCAAAGGAGTAGAAACAAATAATTTCCATATACTTTTATCTCATGAACCTCTTTTTCCATTAAAGATTGCTAGAGAAGGCGGATACAATAAGCTAATAGATTTTTTTCTTGCAGGGCATACTCATGGGCTGCAAATAAGTTTTGTGCCTATCAAACTAATAGAGTTTATAAATAAAAATAGGGAATATCCTTTAATTAGCATATATGGAAATATGAAAGCATATAATACAAAAGTGTATGTTACATCTGGTGTGGGGGTGGTACTACTTCCATTTAGACTATTTGCTTATCCTGAAATAGTTATTATTACATTGAAAAAAAAGCGATAA
- a CDS encoding B12-binding domain-containing radical SAM protein, whose amino-acid sequence MNKINRIYIGYPPFESDRGVALLSQNRQFQWFKSPTYIYPVVPATAATMIKNAGYKVDFIDAIARNMTTKEWYEYLDSNTPDLLFFEVKTPIIYKAWKIVDDLKAKYKNMIVVIAGDHVTAMPDETMNNCKVDYLLTGGDYDFLLLNLIEYLNGKTQLEKGIYYRENNNIKNTGFFELRHDLKSLPFIDRDLTEWKRYAYDNGNFKRIPGTYIMAGRDCWHHRCTFCSWTGIYTNFRARTAENVVDEVEFLYNKYNIKEIMDDTGCFPVKKWLNDFCNIMIDKKLNKKVNIDCNMRFGACNEEEYRLMKKAGFRFLLFGLESASQNTLDKLIKGNKVEEILPSCKAASDAGLSPHITVMLGYPWETEEDIEKTYELTKKLLLKGYAKTMQATIIIPYPGTELFNQCKRENWLTTENWEDYDMRKAIMKTDVGEEKIKCWIQKLYNLSFTPQFLMHKVLSIRDLDDIKYYLRAFKKVSKGHLKDFA is encoded by the coding sequence ATGAACAAAATAAACAGAATATATATAGGCTATCCTCCATTTGAAAGCGATAGGGGAGTGGCATTACTTTCACAAAACAGACAATTTCAATGGTTCAAAAGCCCTACATATATTTATCCTGTTGTGCCTGCAACTGCGGCAACTATGATAAAAAATGCAGGCTATAAAGTAGATTTTATTGACGCTATTGCAAGGAATATGACTACTAAAGAATGGTATGAGTATTTAGATTCAAACACACCTGATTTATTATTTTTTGAAGTGAAGACTCCTATTATATATAAAGCTTGGAAAATAGTTGATGATTTGAAAGCGAAATACAAAAATATGATAGTAGTTATTGCAGGCGACCATGTTACTGCTATGCCTGATGAAACTATGAATAACTGTAAGGTTGATTATTTACTTACAGGGGGTGATTATGACTTTTTGCTTTTGAACTTAATAGAATATTTAAATGGAAAAACTCAATTAGAAAAAGGCATATACTACAGAGAAAATAACAATATAAAAAATACAGGATTTTTTGAATTAAGACATGATTTAAAAAGTCTTCCGTTTATAGATAGAGATTTAACAGAGTGGAAAAGATATGCTTATGACAACGGTAATTTTAAACGCATACCGGGCACTTATATAATGGCGGGGCGTGACTGCTGGCATCATAGATGTACTTTCTGTTCTTGGACTGGTATATATACAAACTTCCGTGCTAGGACTGCAGAGAATGTGGTTGATGAAGTAGAGTTTTTATACAATAAATATAATATAAAAGAGATAATGGACGACACGGGTTGCTTTCCTGTAAAGAAATGGCTTAATGATTTTTGTAATATTATGATAGACAAAAAGCTTAATAAAAAAGTTAATATTGATTGCAACATGCGTTTTGGGGCTTGTAATGAAGAAGAATACAGGCTCATGAAAAAGGCAGGTTTTAGATTCTTGTTATTTGGTTTAGAGTCAGCAAGTCAAAACACTTTAGACAAACTTATAAAAGGCAATAAAGTTGAAGAGATACTTCCTTCTTGTAAAGCTGCTTCTGATGCAGGTCTTTCTCCTCATATCACAGTAATGCTAGGATACCCTTGGGAAACTGAAGAAGATATTGAAAAAACTTATGAGCTTACTAAAAAACTTCTTCTAAAAGGTTATGCTAAAACAATGCAGGCAACAATTATAATTCCATATCCGGGTACAGAATTATTTAATCAATGTAAAAGAGAAAATTGGCTTACCACAGAAAATTGGGAAGATTATGATATGCGTAAGGCTATAATGAAAACTGATGTCGGCGAAGAGAAAATAAAATGCTGGATACAGAAGCTTTATAATTTAAGTTTTACTCCGCAGTTTTTAATGCATAAAGTATTATCTATTAGAGATTTAGATGATATAAAATATTATTTAAGAGCATTTAAAAAGGTATCAAAAGGCCATTTAAAAGACTTTGCATAA
- a CDS encoding lipoprotein ABC transporter permease — translation MKKKVIFFIFISFIASLMLYFNLDKPETYANYISIMNTNYMTVRDEAAPEYFIDNYKQKKENLLKMFDEKDISAVLKYKALVISYLGEEEVILNGIEENNVFNVNISDKNNGVVISEETSKNLNVEIGDSVILKLITKDGHYNAEEYEVLSISDALKYNYVLVDIDNLNNFVKLNDCASEIYVKNNSVDDNIVKQVFGEDFAYYSFNNKENTNYNNLYFILAYFFILFFSFIFVNNNSLIYSVIFSIIGFMLSLVAYFIIIKYALNTNFYFDNIYLIVLLVNVVSVLSAKLKVFSIKKMFLESIKFSKLILFGFIIVYIFAFVVSYDYLLETAQKIPSPNNNVYNIAKKNTSDNTFLLDGAIGDINIINNDVTRVISFPVGVVIRTGSIQSRVYAYDNLNINYNLISGEMFEGENREIVIGKHLARYLNLKVGDSVSLIAKNSRGILDTMYFKVVGIYDIDNYNIYANLKTMYDFLHLRGGDKSPYNERIIIQSKDNIYPYLNEKLKDNNLDELYIEGYENNNTKIFSFIFMALFFISVSLFNSFLLSVFCKANNINKKDSIKKYAISFIIAVILSLILILVLYDIVFNFIIFLLVIFILSFALTIISSNLLGSDI, via the coding sequence ATGAAAAAGAAAGTTATATTTTTTATCTTTATTTCATTTATTGCTTCTTTAATGCTTTATTTTAATCTTGATAAGCCAGAAACTTATGCAAATTATATAAGCATTATGAACACTAATTATATGACTGTGAGAGATGAAGCAGCACCTGAATATTTTATTGATAATTATAAGCAAAAAAAAGAGAATCTTTTAAAAATGTTTGATGAGAAAGATATATCTGCTGTATTAAAATATAAGGCTCTTGTTATTTCTTATTTAGGTGAGGAAGAGGTTATATTAAACGGTATAGAAGAAAATAATGTTTTTAATGTTAATATTTCTGATAAAAATAATGGGGTTGTAATAAGTGAAGAAACTTCAAAGAATTTAAATGTAGAAATTGGAGATAGTGTTATATTAAAGCTAATTACAAAAGATGGTCATTATAATGCTGAAGAATATGAGGTTTTAAGTATATCAGATGCTTTAAAATATAATTATGTTTTAGTTGATATAGATAATTTAAATAATTTTGTAAAGCTTAATGATTGTGCTAGTGAGATATATGTAAAAAATAATAGTGTAGATGATAATATAGTTAAGCAAGTGTTTGGTGAAGATTTTGCATATTACTCTTTTAATAATAAAGAAAATACTAATTATAATAATTTATATTTTATTTTAGCTTATTTCTTTATTTTGTTTTTTAGTTTTATATTTGTAAATAATAATAGTTTGATTTACAGTGTAATATTTTCTATCATTGGGTTTATGCTTTCTTTAGTTGCTTATTTTATAATAATAAAGTATGCATTAAATACTAATTTTTATTTTGATAATATATATTTAATAGTATTATTAGTAAATGTTGTTTCTGTGTTGTCTGCAAAATTAAAAGTCTTTTCAATAAAAAAGATGTTTTTAGAAAGCATAAAATTTTCTAAATTAATTCTTTTTGGTTTTATTATAGTATATATTTTTGCTTTTGTAGTTTCTTATGATTATTTATTAGAAACAGCCCAAAAAATACCGTCTCCAAATAATAATGTTTATAATATTGCTAAAAAAAATACTTCTGATAATACTTTTTTATTGGATGGTGCTATTGGAGATATAAATATTATTAACAATGATGTTACAAGAGTTATATCATTTCCTGTTGGTGTTGTAATTAGAACAGGAAGTATTCAATCTAGAGTATATGCTTATGATAATTTAAATATTAATTATAATCTTATATCTGGAGAGATGTTTGAAGGAGAAAATAGAGAAATTGTTATAGGCAAGCATTTGGCGAGGTATTTAAATCTTAAAGTGGGAGACAGTGTTTCTCTTATAGCGAAAAACTCACGCGGCATTTTGGATACTATGTATTTTAAGGTTGTTGGAATATATGATATAGATAATTATAATATATATGCTAACTTAAAAACAATGTATGATTTTTTGCATCTTAGAGGCGGCGACAAATCTCCATACAATGAAAGAATAATAATACAATCAAAAGATAATATATATCCATATTTAAATGAAAAATTAAAAGATAATAATTTAGATGAACTTTATATAGAAGGATATGAGAATAATAATACAAAAATATTTAGTTTTATATTTATGGCTTTATTTTTCATATCAGTTTCTTTGTTTAATTCTTTTCTATTATCAGTTTTTTGTAAAGCAAACAATATTAATAAAAAAGACTCAATTAAAAAATATGCTATATCATTTATCATTGCTGTTATTTTATCGTTAATATTAATCTTAGTGCTTTATGATATAGTATTTAATTTTATAATATTTTTATTAGTAATTTTTATTTTGTCTTTTGCTTTAACTATAATTTCATCAAATTTATTAGGCAGTGATATATGA
- a CDS encoding DNA alkylation repair protein: protein MLNDIFEQLTKLQNSKKAKEMSAYMKNKFEFLGVDSKSRKNIENNIFKEYKKIEYINFDFTDKCFKSKYREFQYCAIDYLSLKKKYLNKTHIEKLKKYILTKSWWDSVDGFHRIIGDIALSDDSVNSILLEWSVDDNFWLRRIAICHQLIRKNNTNTNLLEEIIINNLNQKEFFINKAIGWALRDYSKTNPKWVLGFIEKHKDKMSNLSIKEAAKYLNNK, encoded by the coding sequence ATGCTAAATGATATATTTGAACAATTAACAAAATTACAAAATAGCAAAAAAGCTAAAGAGATGTCTGCATATATGAAAAACAAATTTGAGTTTTTGGGCGTGGATTCTAAAAGCAGAAAAAATATAGAAAACAACATTTTTAAAGAATATAAAAAAATAGAATATATTAATTTTGATTTTACAGATAAATGTTTTAAGAGTAAATATAGAGAGTTTCAATATTGTGCTATTGATTATTTGAGCTTAAAGAAAAAATATTTAAACAAAACTCATATTGAAAAATTAAAAAAATATATATTAACAAAATCATGGTGGGACAGTGTTGACGGCTTTCATAGAATAATAGGTGACATTGCTTTGAGCGATGATAGTGTCAATTCTATATTATTAGAATGGTCAGTAGATGATAATTTTTGGCTTAGAAGAATTGCTATATGTCATCAGCTTATAAGAAAAAATAATACAAATACTAATTTACTTGAAGAGATAATAATTAATAATCTAAATCAAAAAGAGTTCTTTATAAATAAGGCTATAGGTTGGGCACTTAGAGATTATAGCAAAACCAATCCTAAATGGGTTTTAGGTTTTATTGAGAAACATAAAGATAAGATGTCTAATTTAAGTATAAAAGAGGCAGCTAAATATTTAAATAATAAATAA
- a CDS encoding glycosyltransferase family 39 protein, producing MKKNINIYIAFIIPIILTIIIHIYAFPFPKAYLDEFKQYDDMRNFYDNKIFPTLGTKMTNAALEHTPRMPGGFYYILYSFLYKISNENDTLLRLLFMILCMIVLFLFICWTYKRFGKYTAAILSALLLCNAYLFFASIDIYNPNVVIYLSFIFMILFYEYVIDGKYSYISALLMFPIIALMAQCHFTLFFSMVPSLIVYHIIRFKKLTKKYIIPILISVFISFLIYLPYLIAEIKNGFLNTSLMLSMRGSSIFIGLPQIYAMILFPTTEISIFYGRSSAISYFWLHNNRLIIFEALILIISTLLSVYAIFFSIRKLVLNKYKENITSDTIMKEGIILYLLYIPVTLLTFFILKSYPGTFHYIYSAFALSFIPIITLIKYIENKNINLKNALIIFSILFSISSSFHIIRTVNIFIAPFTYKNQKELVSAIVNDSKGESFYIDTVRDKNDKELLYALAANRYGFKDKWNIDTNSKLVYFIYDRNMYFHNSKWNDVKDGKNKLIPENAIKIWGDDALAVYRYIKN from the coding sequence ATGAAAAAAAATATTAATATATATATTGCATTTATAATTCCTATTATTTTAACAATAATAATACATATTTATGCTTTTCCATTTCCTAAAGCTTATTTAGATGAATTTAAACAATATGATGATATGCGTAATTTTTATGATAATAAAATATTTCCTACTCTTGGAACCAAAATGACTAATGCAGCATTAGAACATACTCCAAGAATGCCGGGTGGGTTTTATTATATTTTATATAGTTTTTTATATAAAATATCAAATGAAAATGATACTTTGCTTCGTTTATTATTCATGATATTATGTATGATTGTACTTTTTTTATTTATATGTTGGACATATAAAAGGTTTGGAAAATATACAGCAGCAATTTTATCTGCACTCTTATTATGTAATGCTTATTTGTTTTTTGCTAGTATAGACATTTATAATCCAAATGTAGTTATTTATTTATCATTTATATTTATGATATTATTTTATGAGTACGTAATAGATGGAAAATACTCATATATTTCAGCATTATTAATGTTTCCAATAATTGCTTTAATGGCTCAATGTCATTTTACATTATTTTTTTCAATGGTTCCTTCATTAATAGTTTATCATATAATAAGATTTAAAAAGCTTACAAAAAAATATATTATTCCCATTTTAATAAGTGTATTTATATCATTTTTAATATATTTACCTTATCTAATTGCAGAAATAAAAAATGGTTTTTTGAACACATCTTTAATGCTTTCAATGAGAGGATCTAGCATATTTATAGGTCTTCCACAAATTTATGCTATGATTTTATTTCCAACAACAGAAATTTCAATTTTTTATGGAAGAAGTTCTGCTATATCATACTTTTGGCTTCATAACAATAGGCTCATTATATTCGAAGCTTTAATTCTTATCATATCTACATTATTATCTGTTTATGCTATATTCTTTAGTATTAGAAAACTTGTACTTAATAAATATAAAGAAAATATAACATCTGATACTATTATGAAAGAAGGTATAATATTATATTTGCTTTATATACCGGTAACTTTATTAACTTTTTTTATTTTAAAATCATATCCTGGTACATTCCATTATATATACAGTGCTTTTGCTTTATCCTTTATACCTATAATTACATTAATAAAATATATAGAAAATAAAAATATAAATTTAAAAAACGCTCTAATTATATTTTCCATATTATTTAGTATATCATCTTCTTTTCATATAATAAGAACTGTTAATATATTTATAGCACCATTTACATATAAAAATCAGAAAGAATTAGTCTCAGCTATAGTTAATGATTCTAAAGGCGAAAGTTTTTATATAGATACTGTAAGGGATAAAAATGATAAGGAACTTTTATATGCTTTGGCTGCTAATAGATATGGGTTTAAAGATAAATGGAATATAGATACAAATTCTAAATTAGTATATTTCATATATGATAGAAATATGTATTTTCATAATTCTAAATGGAATGATGTAAAAGATGGAAAAAATAAACTAATACCAGAGAATGCTATTAAAATATGGGGTGATGATGCATTAGCAGTTTATAGATATATTAAAAATTAA
- a CDS encoding cupin domain-containing protein has product MPNFINNIDYKKVLSLKDTVEINSALTLVDRDNLAIKILSVDKDKSIPTHSSTGDVLVITIDGKFEMTIENDAYVLSEGESILIPANANHSLKAIEAFKVVVIQVKP; this is encoded by the coding sequence ATGCCAAATTTTATTAACAATATAGATTATAAAAAAGTATTATCATTAAAAGATACTGTAGAGATTAACTCTGCATTAACTTTAGTAGACAGAGATAATTTAGCAATAAAAATACTTTCTGTAGACAAAGACAAATCTATACCAACTCATAGCAGTACAGGAGATGTATTGGTTATCACTATAGACGGTAAGTTTGAGATGACTATAGAAAATGATGCTTATGTGTTGTCTGAAGGAGAATCTATTTTAATACCTGCTAATGCCAATCATTCATTAAAGGCAATAGAAGCTTTTAAGGTAGTTGTTATACAAGTAAAGCCATAA